The following are encoded in a window of Megalops cyprinoides isolate fMegCyp1 chromosome 16, fMegCyp1.pri, whole genome shotgun sequence genomic DNA:
- the trim105 gene encoding tripartite motif containing 105, producing the protein MASDDKKRSSLKEDLTCAICCDLFTDPVMLACMHHFCRACISTYWRGLRGPASCPQCRREFPNRQFQTNYLVAGMVEKVKASSSNTYQKNLQKQLKDSLESYRSKREDYLNMIRQDKEKVDTIKRVGAELQGRVQSEFQALRQILLEEEASVLDQLQREQEGMLEEMGRHLERLRGAVKEAEESMRALQQAAESMEHTVLMELPEVNFRPSVQVEKEAEIDINAFSSRYMAPLQYITWRRMFKHLKPGPAPLTFDVDTAHPSLCLSPDKTTVVECEEMLPYRRNVKRFVQCVNVLGAQGFQSGRHYWEVGVGSKTKWDLGVALEAVNRQARVKLSPENGYWTLRLRNGNEYSAGTQPWTPLPLVSPPQRIGVFLDCEERRVSFYNADSMLLLYSFTDGPRGRAFPFFSTCVSERGQKAQPIRLLHFPLGPI; encoded by the exons ATGGCATCTGATGACAAGAAGAGGTCGTCTCTGAAAGAGGACCTGACCTGTGCCATCTGCTGCGACCTGTTCACGGACCCAGTGATGCTGGCGTGCATGCACCACTTCTGCAGAGCCTGCATCTCCACATATTGGAGGGGCCTCCGCGGCCCCGCTTCCTGCCCGCAGTGCCGCCGAGAGTTCCCAAACCGGCAGTTCCAGACCAACTATCTCGTTGCAGGAATGGTGGAGAAGGTGAAGGCCAGCTCCAGCAATACATATCAGAAGAACCTTCAG AAACAACTGAAAGATTCCCTGGAGTCTTATCGTTCGAAGAGAGAGGACTACCTGAACATGATACGGCAAGACAAAGAGAAAGTGGACACTATAAAG AGAGTGGGCGCTGAGCTCCAGGGACGAGTGCAGAGCGAGTTCCAGGCCCTGCGGCAGatcctgctggaggaggaggcctCTGTCTTGGATCAGCTGCAGCGGGAGCAGGAGGGGATGCTGGAGGAGATGGGCCGGCACCTGGAGCGGCTGCGGGGGGCCGTCAAGGAGGCTGAGGAGAGCATGCGCGCACTGCAGCAGGCCGCCGAATCCATGGAGCACACCGTACTGATGGAG ctgcCAGAGGTAAATTTCAG ACCATCTGTTCAAGTGGAGAAGGAAGCAGAAATTGACATTAACGCTTTCAGCAGCAGATACATGGCCCCATTGCAGTACATCACCTGGAGGAGGATGTTCAAGCATCTGAAGCCAG GCCCGGCTCCCCTGACCTTTGACGTGGACACCGCGCATCCTAGCCTGTGTCTGTCCCCTGACAAAACCACAGTGGTGGAGTGTGAGGAGATGCTGCCGTACCGGCGGAATGTGAAGCGCTTCGTTCAGTGCGTCAACGTGCTGGGGGCCCAAGGCTTCCAGTCAGGGCGCCACTACTGGGAGGTGGGCGTGGGCAGCAAAACCAAGTGGGACCTGGGTGTGGCCCTCGAGGCGGTGAACCGCCAGGCCAGAGTCAAGTTGAGCCCTGAGAACGGTTACTGGACCCTCCGCCTCCGAAATGGGAACGAATACTCTGCCGGCACCCAGCCCTGGACCCCTCTGCCCCTGGTGTCCCCTCCCCAGCGTATCGGGGTGTTCCTGGACTGCGAAGAGCGGAGGGTGTCCTTCTACAACGCGGACAGCATGCTGCTCCTCTACTCCTTTACGGACGGGCCGCGGGGTCGAGCCTTCCCCTTCTTCAGCACCTGCGTGAGTGAGCGGGGGCAGAAAGCTCAGCCCATCCGGCTCCTCCACTTCCCCTTAGGGCCGATCTAA